From a region of the Daphnia magna isolate NIES linkage group LG1, ASM2063170v1.1, whole genome shotgun sequence genome:
- the LOC116936118 gene encoding uncharacterized protein LOC116936118, with protein MAAFFVLTIPTAAYEQKLLADRDRNAEGKKASQLVQGINTKGFLGLASVQESSLLQSRQDTSLKPTRLLEAPGQQGDETGQSTFASIASALTTTLEVLKINDVVWSISSNDKYHQVSFPSGKNDSEEILQKLRILGIGSLYDTKLSVLPCSLQYNSQEAFADDKVENTDGEAQSDADTDGEKAAERGLLSKTSKNQFVQSIKSRLAVAQVVEGVRESAVLSFDFIMFVLLAGMLAALGLVENSSVVLVASMLVSPMMGPILAGTFGTVIQDRTLQRLGVKTELIGLALCLSFGFVFGIIYSSVVNWDDGFWLKDEMVARGQLRSLWVGVLIALPSGAGVALSVLGGNVGSLVGVAISASLLPPVVNSGLLWAAALTKFVEFQISGNSSVLEAPSTYSVSYSTNMAEEALLLGGVSLCLTLLNIFCIVMMGIIVLKIKEVAPDKEAPNTRRFWSHDIREVRNYNRTLTGKEAKSLISRIHDDINAKLAEESDAKNDGWRNCVEQIFTDPVYQTIRMKSAYISPQITQMTWHPIQRPSHNLNSPRSIEQSLKRPGMQRFERSVSTPRGAKEQNDSAVKVKLGTVTRERQLFTAYSHRQTPSPTRKITWNFPFQSNDSRQGRFIISRADIPIGSRRSRRSSRKENCTANLYDLHELVP; from the exons ATGGCCGCCTTTTTCGTTTTGACTATTCCTACAGCGGCCTACGAACAAAAGCTTTTGGCTGATCGTGATCGAAATGCCGAAGGCAAAAAAGCCAGTCAACTCGTTCAGGGTATCAATACCAAGGGGTTTCTCGGTTTAGCATCTGTCCAGGAATCGAGTTTGCTTCAGAGTCGCCAAGATACCAGTTTGAAACCGACACGTCTGTTGGAAGCGCCAG GACAACAAGGTGACGAGACCGGTCAATCTACTTTCGCTTCCATAGCTAGT GCTCTTACCACCACCCTCGAAGTGCTCAAGATTAACGACGTAGTATGGAGTATTTCCAGTAACGATAAATATCACCAG GTCAGTTTTCCTTCGGGCAAAAATGATTCAGAAGAAATTTTACAGAAACTACGGATCTTGGGAATAGGATCACTTTACGACACCAAATTAAG CGTATTGCCATGCTCATTGCAGTACAACAGTCAGGAAGCCTTCGCAGACGACAAAGTTGAAAATACTGATGGGGAAGCCCAATCTGATGCAGACACTGACGG GGAAAAAGCCGCCGAGCGTGGTCTGCTTTCCAAAACTTCGAAGAACCAGTTCGTTCAGTCCATCAAGTCACGACTTGCTGTTGCCCAGGTCGTCGAAG GGGTTCGTGAAAGCGCTGTGCTTTCCTTTGACTTTATCATGTTCGTCCTACTTGCTGG GATGTTGGCGGCGTTGGGATTAGTTGAAAATTCATCAGTCGTACTCGTCGCGTCGATGTTGG tgtCTCCTATGATG GGTCCAATTTTAGCGGGGACATTTGGCACTGTGATTCAAGACAGGACTCTGCAG AGGCTGGGTGTGAAAACGGAGTTAATTGGATTAGCATTATGCCTGTCGTTCGGATTCGTATTTGGCATCATTTACAGTTCCGTTGTCAACTGGGACGATGGTTTCTGGCTCAAAGACGAAATGGTTGCGAG AGGACAGTTACGATCTCTGTGGGTCGGAGTCCTGATAGCTCTACCCTCTGGGGCTGGAGTAGCGCTCAGTGTACTTG GAGGCAATGTGGGATCGCTAGTCGGAGTAGCAATATCTGCGTCCTTATTGCCACCCGTTGTTAACTCA GGTTTGCTATGGGCGGCAGCGTTGACAAAGTTCGTTGAATTCCAAATTTCGGGCAATAGCAGCGTCTTGGAAGCGCCGTCGACTTATTCGGTGTCTTATTCGACTAACATGGCCGAAGAG GCATTGCTGCTAGGTGGAGTTAGCCTGTGTTTAACTCTTCTGAACATTTTTTGCATAGTAATGATGGGCATCATTGTCCTCAAG ATCAAGGAAGTGGCACCCGACAAAGAGGCGCCCAACACAAGGCGATTCTGGAGTCACGACATTAGAGAAGTACGGAATTACAACAGAACGTTGACCGGAAAAGAAGCTAAAAGCTTAATATCTCG GATCCATGATGATATCAACGCTAAATTGGCAGAGGAAAGTGATGCCAAAAACGACGGCTGGCGCAATTGCGTGGAACAGATTTTCACGGATCCTGTTTACCAAACAATTAGAATGAAGAGCGCCTATATTTCTCCTCAG ATCACGCAGATGACATGGCATCCCATTCAGAGACCATCTCATAATTTAAACAGTCCACGATCAATCGAGCAATCTTTGAAACGTCCAGGGATGCAGCGATTTGAAAGGTCTGTTTCTACGCCTAGAGGAGCGAAAGAACAAAACGATTCTGCCGTTAAGGTAAAACTCGGAACGGTAACTAGAGAAAGACAGCTTTTCACTGCCTATTCGCATCGGCAAACACCTTCACCGACAAG gaaaatcaCTTGGAATTTCCCCTTCCAATCCAACGACAGTCGCCAAGGCCGATTTATCATCAGTAGAGCTGATATTCCAATTGGTAGCCGTCGCTCTAGACGGTCTAgccgaaaagaaaattgcaccGCCAATTTGTACGATCTTCATGAACTAGTGCCTTAA